GGCGCGTACGAACAGGTCTTTGATGAAGATCAGCCCTTTGAGATCGCGTCCGGGCCGCAGCACCGCGAAACAGGCGAGCCCGGCGGGCTCGTCATCCGCGAAGCAGAGAACGAAACGCGTGCCTTCCTGCGTCCTGATCGTCGCCTCGGCAATGGCCGCATATGCCGCCATTGCAGGCAAAGCCTCGCTTGGCCGGTAATGCTCATCCATCAAACGCAGAAGTCCGGCGAGCGGCGCTATGTCGGCAAGGGTGGCGAAGCGGACGATGGCGGCCTCAGCTCATCGCCTGGCGCGCCGCGAAACCGGTCGGTGCGCCACGCGTGGTGGGACGGTGGTCCAGTTCCTTCTCGGCCAGGAGCTCGAGCTTGCGCAGCTCCGATTCCTCTTCCTGAAGCAGGCCCTGCGCGTTCGCCTGCTGGTCCTTCAGGTCGCCGACGGTCTTGAGGATGTTGTCGCGCCGTCCGCGCGTCGATTTGGCCGCCATGGAATAATTGAAATGAGCCGGGTCGTTGACGCCGGTGCGCTGTTCCTCGATCTTCATCTGCGCGTCGAGATCGTCGTATTTGCGCATCAGATCCGCGATCATCGCCTCGATGTCGGCGACCTGCCGGCGTTTTTCTTCTGTGCGGAAACGGTGCAGCCTGAGAAGCGTCTCACGGGACGAACGCATATAACCCTCTTAAACACAACACACGGGTGCCCGACGGCGCGAGATAACGTCCCGGCCCTCCCTAGGCATCGGAATACGAATCACCTAATTTGGAGATTCGACCCTCCGGAGCACATCTTGGGCTCGTAACCTTAAGACCGGGTAAAGCCGGGCATCAGGCGGCGGGGGTCCAGTGATCTTGAGTCAGGTTTATTAGGTTTTGTTAACCTTTCCGGGCGTATGTTAACGATCAACGTTAACTGACCGTTTCGCGGCGGGGTTCTTGGGGCTCGCAGCCGGAGGCGTCGCAGTCCGGGGCGGATGAAGGGGATACGCATGAGAGTTCTGCTGATCGAGGACGATACAGCGACGGCGCAGAGCATCGAGCTGATGCTCAAGTCGGAGGGTTTCAACGTCTACACGACGGATCTCGGCGAAGAGGGTGTCGATCTCGGCAAGCTCTATGATTATGACATTATTCTTCTCGACCTGAATCTGCCGGATATGTCGGGCTACGAGGTGCTGAAGACGCTTCGCGTCAGCAAGGTCAACACGCCGATCCTGATTCTCTCCGGCCTCGCCGGCATCGAGGACAAGGTGCGCGGTCTCGGCTTCGGCGCCGACGACTATATGACGAAGCCTTTCCACAAGGACGAACTCGTCGCCCGCATCCACGCCGTGGTGCGCCGCTCCAAGGGCCATGCCCAGTCGGTCATCACCACCGGCGACCTGCTCGTCAATCTCGACACCAAGACCGTCGAAGTCGGCGGCCAGCGCGTGCATCTGACCGGCAAGGAATATCAGATGCTGGAACTGCTCTCGCTGCGCAAGGGCACCACCCTCACCAAGGAGATGTTCCTCAATCATCTCTATGGCGGCATGGACGAGCCCGAGCTCAAGATCATCGACGTCTTCATTTGCAAGTTGCGCAAGAAGCTCGCGACTGCGGCGGGCGGCAAGAATTTCATCGAGACGGTGTGGGGACGCGGCTATGTGCTGCGTGAAGGCGCGCCTCAGGATGACGAGATCCGCGAAAGCGCCTGATCCGTTTAGACGTGCAGAAGGGGTAAGACAGATCCCGGTGCCGCGAGGCGCCGGGATTTTTCATTGGAGAGTCCGAGAATTGCGGAGCGGTCTTCGGATGCCCCGGCGCTCTGCCTCGTTCTCTCGCGCC
This genomic stretch from Nordella sp. HKS 07 harbors:
- the ctrA gene encoding response regulator transcription factor CtrA, translated to MRVLLIEDDTATAQSIELMLKSEGFNVYTTDLGEEGVDLGKLYDYDIILLDLNLPDMSGYEVLKTLRVSKVNTPILILSGLAGIEDKVRGLGFGADDYMTKPFHKDELVARIHAVVRRSKGHAQSVITTGDLLVNLDTKTVEVGGQRVHLTGKEYQMLELLSLRKGTTLTKEMFLNHLYGGMDEPELKIIDVFICKLRKKLATAAGGKNFIETVWGRGYVLREGAPQDDEIRESA
- a CDS encoding flagellar export protein FliJ, which produces MRSSRETLLRLHRFRTEEKRRQVADIEAMIADLMRKYDDLDAQMKIEEQRTGVNDPAHFNYSMAAKSTRGRRDNILKTVGDLKDQQANAQGLLQEEESELRKLELLAEKELDHRPTTRGAPTGFAARQAMS